In Sphaerospermopsis torques-reginae ITEP-024, the genomic window GTGATCCTACCCGTCTCATCCATTGGCGTACCAGCGCCCGGTACGGAGAATTACGAGTAAGAGAATTAGAGATTATTACAGGTGGACAAGAAGTGATAATTGCTCTTGATACTGCCGCCAAATGGGAAGAAGAACAATTTGAACAAGCTGTCATTGCTGCTGCATCCTTGTATTTTTACGCACAAAGACAAAAACTCCAAGTCCAACTTTGGACAGCAGCCACAGGAGTAGTCAAAGGTGATACCATCATTCTCGAAACCTTGGCAGCAACCAACCCCCTAGAAGACGCAAATACACCACCAGAAAACAATCCTTTAATTTGGCTGACCCAAGACCCTCTTACCATCTCTAAATTACCCCAAGGTAGTCGTTGGGTGTTATGGGAAAATGCCAACTCAACCCCAGAACACAATGTCATTAATGGAGATTACCCCGGTATAATTTTGCAAAGTGAACAAGAACTACAACTGCAACTGCAAAAACCATTAAGTTATTAAGGAGGCAGGAGGCAGGAGGCAGGAGTCAGGAGGTAGGGGAAGTAAATAACCCCATTACCAATCACCAATTACCAATTACCAATTACCAATTACCAATTACCAATTACCAATTACCAATCACCAGTCACCAGTCCCCAGTCCCCTGATCCCCAGCCTGTTGTACAATGCAAAGAAATATTTAAATTATCAAAGCCGATCCAATGATCAATTCAGAACCTAGCACAAAAGCCAGTGATAAAAGCCTAGAGGCAATGCGTTATTTTTCCGAACAATACGCCAAACGGACTGGAACTTTCTTCTGTTCTGAATCTTCCGTGACAGCAGTTGTTATCGAAGGTTTAGCCAAACATAAAGACGACCTCGGTGCGCCTTTGTGTCCTTGTCGTCACTATGAAGATAAAGAAGCGGAAGTTAACGCAGCCTATTGGAACTGCCCCTGCGTACCCATGCGAGAACGCAAAGAATGTCACTGTATGCTGTTCCTGACCCCAGAAAATGATTTTGCTTGTACCAGTCAAGAAATCTCTATGGAAACGATCAAAGAAGTGCGGGATAGTATGGGTTAATAGCAGATGAGCGAAAACCTGCCCCAAGAGTTTTGGCAAGGAGTAGAACAGTTCAACTCTGGACAGTTCTACGCTTGTCATGACACCCTAGAAGCTTTGTGGATTGAAGCAACAGAGCCAGAAAAAACTTTGTATCAAGGTATTCTGCAAATTGCTGTAGCTTTATATCACCTGGGTAATGGCAACATAAGAGGAGCAATGATCTTATTAGGAGAAGGTACTAATCGTCTCCGTCGTTACTCAGACTATGATTGCGGTATCAACGTGGAAAAATTATTACTTGAGAGTGTGGAGTTTTTAAAGGCAATTCAACAGGTTGATATAGAAAAAATCGCTGGTGGTGATGTGGGTGAAAATATAGCCTTGCCTTTACCCCAAATTTCTATGATCAAAGAATAGCAGTTTTCAGGAGTGAGTAGGGGTTTAGCAATGCTAAACCCGTACAAGAGTCAGAATATTTGGTGGCATCAGCAAAGTGAAACCCTACCAATAAAGAAACATTTGGATGCAGGAAACCGTCAAACCTCCAAATTAGAATATGAAGCAACTGCCAAAATGGTAGTTCACAAACAGATCATAAAACTTGTGATCAAACTTGTGATCAAACTTGGAAACAAACAGGTTTGTAAATCTGCCACTAGTCACCAGTCCCCAGTCACCTGCCATAACCTGAAAAACTTCTATCACAAATTACTATGATAACTCCCTATCACTTGCTAAAATCACAGATGCACCGTTTAGGATTAGCTGTAATGCTGCCTGTAGCCCTCTTGGGTACAGTTACCCTTACTAACCAACTTCCCACTGCTACAGCCCAATCTGCTGGGGGAAACCGCCCCCTGACTATTCGCTCGGATGTCCAAGAATATGATGCTAAAGCTCAAGTCATCACTGCTCGCGGTAACGTGCAGATGTTGTATCCTGCACGTCAAATACAAGCCACAGCCGCCCAAGCACAATACTTTAGCAAAGAACGGCGCATTGATTTCAGTGGCAACGTCTATATTTTGCAACAAGGTAATAACAGTATTAGGGCAGAAAGAGTCACTTATTTAATTGACGAAGGTCGATTTATCGCCTTACCTCAGTCCAATCGTCAGGTAGAATCTGTTTACATGGTGGATGATGGTGATGTGAGTGGACAAACCGCTAAACCAGCGCCTAAAACACCACCTCTCAAGCGTTCTAATTAGTATTCATTACCACAAAAACGCGAATAGTGAAAATTGTTTTAGAAAATATTCATAAATCTTATGGCAAGCGAGTCATTGTCAATCGCGTTAATCTTTCTGTAGCCCAAGGTGAAATTGTTGGTTTACTTGGACCCAATGGTGCTGGTAAAACCACAACATTTTATATTGCCACAGGTTTAGAAAAACCTAATCAGGGTAGGGTGTGGTTAGATAATTTAGAGATTACGGGAATGCCAATGCACAAACGAGCTAGATTGGGTATTGGCTATTTGGCACAGGAAGCTAGTGTATTTCGTCAACTGTCTGTTATAGATAATATTCTCTTGGTTTTAGAACAAACTAATGTGCCACGTAGGGAATGGTCAAGACGGTTGGGTGATTTATTAACAGAGTTTCGCTTAGAAAAAGTTGCCAATAGTAAAGGTATTCAACTTTCTGGAGGTGAACGACGACGCACAGAGTTAGCCAGGTCTTTAGCAGCAGGTAGAGAAGGTCCGAAATTTTTATTGTTGGATGAACCCTTTGCCGGAGTTGATCCTATAGCAGTTTCAGAAATTCAGCAAATTGTAGCACAACTGCGCGATCGCGGTATGGGTATTTTAATCACCGATCACAATGTCCGCGAAACCCTCGCTATTACTGATCGTGCCTACATTATGCGCGAAGGGCAAATTCTCGCTTTTGGCATTGCTGATGAACTTTATAATAATCCCCTTGTTCGACAATATTATTTAGGTGATAATTTTAATGTTTAAAAATTGGTAATTGGTAATTGGTAATTGGTAATTGGTAATTGGTAATTGGTAATAATTATTTTTCTTCTGACTCCTGACTCATGCTTCCTGACATTTTTATTTTTAATTTCTCTTATGACATCTAAGCCAATTAAATCTTTCTATACCCTTAATTCACTGCTGCCTTTTTCGATCATGGATCGTTATTTGGCGATGCAGTTACTCCCGCTTTTTTTATTTGGAGTTGGGGCATTTACTTCTGTAGTTTTAGCCATTGATAGTTTATTTGAATTATTACGAAAAGTCGTAGAATCTGGACTACCAATTAATATTGCATTAAAAGTTTTTTTATTAAAATTACCCTATGTAATGGTTTATTCTTTCCCCATGTCCACCTTACTTGCTACGTTGATGACTTACAGCAAGTTATCTAGTGAAAGTGAACTAATTGCTTTAAGGGGATGTGGTGTAAGTGTTTATCGGATGGTATTCACGGCTGTTTTATTAAGTAGTTTAGTCACAGGTATGACTTATGTATTTAATGAACAAATAGCCCCAGCCGCCAATTATGAAGCTACTCGAACTTTAGAA contains:
- a CDS encoding ferredoxin-thioredoxin reductase catalytic domain-containing protein, whose amino-acid sequence is MINSEPSTKASDKSLEAMRYFSEQYAKRTGTFFCSESSVTAVVIEGLAKHKDDLGAPLCPCRHYEDKEAEVNAAYWNCPCVPMRERKECHCMLFLTPENDFACTSQEISMETIKEVRDSMG
- a CDS encoding DUF309 domain-containing protein; this encodes MSENLPQEFWQGVEQFNSGQFYACHDTLEALWIEATEPEKTLYQGILQIAVALYHLGNGNIRGAMILLGEGTNRLRRYSDYDCGINVEKLLLESVEFLKAIQQVDIEKIAGGDVGENIALPLPQISMIKE
- a CDS encoding LptA/OstA family protein, giving the protein MITPYHLLKSQMHRLGLAVMLPVALLGTVTLTNQLPTATAQSAGGNRPLTIRSDVQEYDAKAQVITARGNVQMLYPARQIQATAAQAQYFSKERRIDFSGNVYILQQGNNSIRAERVTYLIDEGRFIALPQSNRQVESVYMVDDGDVSGQTAKPAPKTPPLKRSN
- the lptB gene encoding LPS export ABC transporter ATP-binding protein; amino-acid sequence: MKIVLENIHKSYGKRVIVNRVNLSVAQGEIVGLLGPNGAGKTTTFYIATGLEKPNQGRVWLDNLEITGMPMHKRARLGIGYLAQEASVFRQLSVIDNILLVLEQTNVPRREWSRRLGDLLTEFRLEKVANSKGIQLSGGERRRTELARSLAAGREGPKFLLLDEPFAGVDPIAVSEIQQIVAQLRDRGMGILITDHNVRETLAITDRAYIMREGQILAFGIADELYNNPLVRQYYLGDNFNV